A region from the Pseudomonas promysalinigenes genome encodes:
- a CDS encoding SDR family NAD(P)-dependent oxidoreductase, translating to MHLSGRVVLVTGGASGIGLACVRAMVDEGAKVLIADRNVVGAKIAGKLSQEGHAVAFFQADITSETDIQNAVVYAESIFGQLDSLIGCAGISGPVGSTSIEITADDWDRVMAINVRGNFLAAKHSLHLLSKSEIGSIVFLASDSALVAVEGMVPYCASKGAVLMLTKALSIDHPTVRINCLCPGVVDTPMSRADLGRPDGFEGTGLPVMQAEQLARHVVFLASPVSAPINGTSVVADFGYLARSALPPLKFV from the coding sequence ATGCATTTAAGTGGTCGAGTGGTTCTGGTTACTGGAGGCGCTTCGGGCATAGGCCTTGCCTGCGTGCGAGCTATGGTCGATGAGGGCGCGAAAGTACTAATAGCCGATCGAAACGTCGTTGGCGCAAAGATAGCTGGGAAGCTCAGTCAAGAAGGGCACGCCGTGGCGTTTTTTCAGGCTGACATAACATCAGAAACCGACATCCAAAATGCTGTTGTTTACGCTGAGAGTATCTTTGGCCAGCTGGACTCGCTGATCGGATGCGCAGGAATCTCTGGCCCTGTTGGAAGCACCTCGATCGAGATCACTGCGGACGATTGGGATAGGGTGATGGCGATTAATGTGAGAGGCAATTTCCTGGCAGCCAAACACAGCCTCCACTTACTAAGTAAAAGCGAGATTGGCAGCATCGTTTTCCTCGCCTCTGACTCCGCACTGGTCGCTGTTGAGGGGATGGTTCCCTACTGTGCATCAAAAGGGGCAGTACTGATGCTCACAAAGGCCTTGTCTATAGACCACCCGACCGTACGAATCAATTGTCTCTGCCCCGGCGTAGTAGACACTCCGATGTCGCGAGCCGACCTGGGCCGCCCAGATGGTTTTGAGGGTACTGGCCTACCCGTTATGCAGGCCGAGCAGCTCGCTCGTCACGTGGTCTTTCTAGCATCACCCGTAAGCGCCCCTATCAACGGTACCAGCGTAGTAGCCGACTTCGGATACCTAGCTCGCTCTGCTCTCCCGCCGCTCAAATTCGTTTGA
- a CDS encoding SDR family NAD(P)-dependent oxidoreductase codes for MTKRPVAIVTGGGTGIGAATAKALRSDGWDVVICGRRLAPLQSVADETGAFALVADASSEENLAHLVNTTIGKFGGLNGLVLNAGIVRAGPVGALSDGDWDDMVRTNLTGPFKLLRAAMPHLINSRGAIVGVGSVAALRATGEIPGYNATKAGLNMLLQSVAVDYGPQGVRANTVCPGWVRTEMANMEIQEYGASLGLDREQAYARATSFVPSRRPATASEVADVIAWLLSPKASYVNAAVIPVDGGMIAGDPGSIALDPRINFSSF; via the coding sequence ATGACGAAACGCCCAGTAGCAATTGTCACAGGTGGAGGTACAGGCATTGGAGCGGCTACTGCAAAAGCACTCCGTTCAGATGGATGGGACGTAGTGATCTGCGGTCGACGCCTAGCCCCGCTCCAATCCGTGGCCGACGAGACAGGGGCCTTCGCTCTGGTAGCGGACGCGTCGTCAGAAGAGAATCTAGCTCATCTTGTTAATACGACCATTGGAAAATTTGGCGGTCTGAACGGCCTTGTTCTAAACGCTGGAATTGTCAGAGCAGGCCCTGTTGGGGCGCTTTCGGATGGCGACTGGGATGACATGGTACGCACCAATCTAACTGGCCCATTCAAGCTCCTACGTGCTGCAATGCCCCACCTGATCAACTCTCGCGGTGCCATCGTTGGCGTCGGATCTGTCGCGGCACTCAGAGCTACCGGCGAAATCCCTGGCTACAACGCGACGAAAGCCGGTCTCAACATGCTGCTACAGTCAGTCGCGGTTGATTACGGCCCTCAAGGCGTACGAGCCAACACAGTCTGTCCTGGGTGGGTGCGAACCGAAATGGCTAACATGGAGATTCAGGAATATGGCGCTTCGCTCGGTTTGGACCGTGAACAAGCCTATGCCCGCGCAACCTCCTTTGTTCCATCACGACGGCCAGCAACAGCATCAGAGGTTGCAGACGTGATTGCGTGGTTGCTATCCCCAAAAGCCTCATACGTTAATGCAGCCGTCATACCCGTTGATGGCGGGATGATAGCCGGGGATCCAGGTTCGATTGCGCTCGACCCTCGCATCAACTTCAGCAGTTTCTAG
- a CDS encoding histone-like nucleoid-structuring protein, MvaT/MvaU family has translation MSRLAEYRKLEQMLAAQLAELESMKNDESLKREIDFEKKLRDLLEKYGFSLRDVINILDPQAVRRTPAAAPAKVTRKARNVKVYRNPHNGELIETKGGNHKLQKQWKQEYGAQEVESWVGK, from the coding sequence ATGTCGAGATTGGCCGAATACCGGAAGCTTGAGCAAATGCTGGCTGCCCAGCTGGCTGAGCTTGAATCCATGAAGAATGATGAGTCGCTGAAGCGCGAGATCGATTTCGAGAAGAAGCTTCGAGACCTGCTGGAGAAATATGGGTTCAGCCTCCGCGATGTGATTAATATCTTGGACCCACAAGCTGTACGCCGCACCCCAGCAGCCGCGCCAGCAAAGGTCACTCGTAAGGCTCGGAATGTGAAGGTTTACCGTAATCCGCACAACGGCGAGCTGATTGAGACCAAAGGTGGAAACCACAAACTTCAGAAGCAATGGAAGCAGGAGTACGGCGCTCAAGAAGTCGAGTCTTGGGTCGGTAAATGA